One genomic window of Cannabis sativa cultivar Pink pepper isolate KNU-18-1 chromosome 2, ASM2916894v1, whole genome shotgun sequence includes the following:
- the LOC115718645 gene encoding uncharacterized protein LOC115718645, whose product MSSKERPTLGGTRIKTRKRNIAAPLDPAAFADAVVQIYLDNAGDLEAIAKSIESSDLNFSRYGDTFFEVIFTGGRTQPGTTKPDEGERHPYSILDYEATREVILPSVIYIQKILRRRPFLIKNLENVMRKFLQSLELFEENERKKLAIFTALAFSQKLSGLPPETVFQPLLKDNLVGKGLVLSFITDFFKEYLVDNSLDDLIAILKRGKVEENLLEFFPSAKRSAEGFSEHFTKEGLVPLVEYNDKKIFEVKLKEMKSALTTQITEETDISEVIETVKQRVRDAKLPDIEVVRILWDVIMDAVQWSGKNQQQNANSALRQVKTWAKLLNAFCTSGKLELELIYKVQMQCYEDAKLMKLFPEIVRSLYDQDVLAEDTILHWFRKGTNPKGRQTFVKALEPFVNWLEEAEEEE is encoded by the exons ATGAG CTCGAAGGAGAGACCCACTCTCGG TGGTACGCGGATTAAGACCCGCAAACGGAACATAGCAGCGCCTCTGGACCCTGCAGCTTTTGCGGATGCAGTGGTCCAGATTTATTTGGATAATGCTGGTGATCTG GAAGCTATTGCCAAGAGCATCGAATCTTCAGACCTTAACTTCTCTAGATACGGTGACACCTTTTTTGAG GTGATTTTCACTGGGGGTCGGACACAACCTGGAACAACAAAACCTGATGAGGGGGAGCGTCACCCGTACTCTATATTAGATTATGAGGCCACACGTGAAGTCATTTTACCATCTGTTATCTACATACAGAAAATTCTGAGACGGAGGCCATTTCTCATTAAAAACCTTGAAAATGTCATGCGAAAGTTCCTCCAGTCCTTGGAGCTTTTTGAGGAAAATGAAAGGAAGAAGCTGGCAATTTTTACTGCCCTTGCATTCTCTCAGAAGCTATCTGGTCTTCCACCGGAGACTGTGTTTCAGCCACTACTCAAGGACAATCTTGTTGGCAAAGGGCTAGTCCTTTCATTTATTACTGACTTTTTCAAGGAGTACCTTGTTGATAATAGCCTCGATGATTTGATTGCAATTTTGAAACGAGGTAAAGTGGAGGAAAATCTTCTCGAATTCTTCCCATCTGCAAAGCGCTCTGCTGAAGGCTTCTCTGAACATTTCAC TAAAGAAGGGTTGGTACCATTGGTTGAATACAACGATAAGAAAATATTCGAGGTGAAGTTGAAGGAGATGAAATCTGCCTTGACAACCCAGATAACAGAGGAAACTGATATATCAGAAGTCATAGAGACTGTGAAGCAGCGTGTGCGAGATGCTAAACTACCTGATATTGAGGTGGTGCGAATTTTGTGGGATGTCATAATGGATGCTGTTCAGTGGTCTGGAAAGAACCAGCAGCAGAATGCTAATTCAGCTCTTCGCCAG GTGAAAACATGGGCGAAGTTGTTGAACGCCTTCTGTACGAGCGGGAAGCTCGAGTTGGAACTGATTTACAAAGTTCAGATGCAGTGCTACGAGGATGCTAAGCTTATGAAACTGTTCCCTGAAATTGTAAGATCCCTTTATGACCAGGATGTTCTTGCTGAGGATACCATTCTTCATTGGTTCCGCAAAGGAACCAACCCCAAGGGCAG GCAAACTTTTGTGAAGGCCCTGGAGCCATTTGTGAATTGGCTGGAAGAAGCAGAAGAGGAGGAATAG